Proteins co-encoded in one Alphaproteobacteria bacterium PA2 genomic window:
- a CDS encoding oxidoreductase → MGRLSGKTVVITGAGSGIGRASSLLFASEGASLMIADKFETVDETAQMVRDAGGVAKSRVGDAGDEAFVESLLAAAVSEYGGLDAVWANAGISGGWTPFEEQDAAFWAEVLRVNLIGPFLAIKHATKIMVPAGKGSIICTASVAGIRSGAGGSPYSASKAGVINLAQTSANEFYGTGVRVNCICPGLIETGMTKPIFDGARARGNEDKIGQLNPMARYGVPSEIAHAGLWLASDDSSYVNGQAIVVDGGLSSSHPVVRRKK, encoded by the coding sequence ATGGGACGTCTCTCCGGCAAGACCGTTGTGATCACCGGCGCGGGCTCGGGCATTGGCCGGGCCAGCTCCCTGCTGTTCGCCAGCGAGGGCGCCAGCCTGATGATCGCCGACAAGTTCGAGACGGTGGATGAGACCGCCCAGATGGTCCGGGACGCCGGCGGGGTGGCGAAATCCAGGGTCGGCGACGCCGGCGACGAAGCCTTTGTGGAAAGCCTGCTGGCTGCAGCCGTCTCGGAATATGGCGGTCTGGACGCGGTCTGGGCCAATGCCGGCATTTCCGGCGGCTGGACGCCTTTCGAGGAACAGGACGCCGCCTTCTGGGCCGAGGTCCTGCGGGTCAACCTGATCGGCCCCTTCCTGGCCATCAAGCACGCCACGAAGATCATGGTTCCCGCAGGCAAGGGCTCGATCATCTGCACGGCGTCGGTGGCGGGCATCCGCTCGGGCGCCGGCGGCTCGCCCTATTCGGCCTCAAAGGCCGGGGTGATCAACCTGGCCCAGACCTCGGCCAACGAGTTCTATGGCACCGGCGTGCGGGTCAACTGCATCTGCCCCGGCCTGATCGAGACCGGCATGACCAAGCCGATCTTTGACGGCGCCCGGGCCCGGGGCAATGAGGACAAGATCGGCCAGCTGAACCCCATGGCTCGCTATGGCGTGCCTTCGGAAATCGCCCATGCCGGCCTGTGGCTGGCTTCTGACGACAGCTCCTATGTGAACGGTCAGGCCATTGTGGTGGACGGCGGCCTTTCCAGCTCCCATCCCGTGGTCCGCCGCAAGAAGTGA
- a CDS encoding alpha/beta hydrolase has protein sequence MPTTRNGAVEINYESFGDDGAPTVLLINGLGSQMTRWPEAFCALLTARGYRAVRFDNRDTGKSTWFQPGDKYSLSDMVADGMAVLDALGVRQAHVAGVSMGGMIAQLTAIEHPDRILSLTSIMSATGAAGTLDPRPEAGATLTAVPPDPATHYEAYLDHAVASATTIGSPGYPWPEGGLRARAAAEHARAYNPTGSARQMGAIRGDGDRTERLGKLTIPAVILHGADDPLVQLAGGEATARAIPGSELRVIPGMGHDMPPALYDIFLDAILAAATKAN, from the coding sequence ATGCCGACCACCCGGAACGGCGCCGTCGAGATCAATTACGAGAGCTTCGGCGATGACGGCGCGCCGACCGTGCTGCTGATCAATGGCCTCGGGTCCCAGATGACCCGCTGGCCGGAGGCCTTCTGCGCCCTGCTGACCGCCCGGGGCTATCGGGCCGTGCGGTTCGACAATCGCGACACGGGCAAGTCCACCTGGTTCCAGCCGGGGGACAAGTACAGCCTGTCCGACATGGTCGCCGACGGCATGGCGGTGCTGGACGCCCTGGGCGTGCGGCAGGCTCATGTGGCGGGGGTCTCCATGGGCGGGATGATCGCCCAGCTGACGGCCATCGAGCACCCTGACCGGATCCTGTCCCTGACCTCCATCATGTCGGCGACGGGCGCAGCCGGCACCCTGGATCCCAGACCCGAAGCCGGGGCGACCCTGACGGCGGTCCCGCCGGATCCGGCGACGCACTACGAGGCCTATCTGGACCATGCCGTCGCCAGCGCCACGACCATCGGCAGCCCTGGCTATCCCTGGCCAGAGGGCGGCCTGCGCGCGAGGGCCGCGGCGGAACACGCCAGGGCCTACAACCCCACCGGCTCGGCCCGGCAGATGGGCGCCATCCGCGGCGACGGCGATCGGACGGAACGGCTGGGCAAGCTGACAATCCCGGCGGTGATCCTGCACGGGGCCGATGACCCGCTGGTGCAGCTGGCGGGCGGCGAGGCCACGGCCAGGGCGATTCCAGGCTCTGAACTGCGCGTCATTCCCGGCATGGGCCACGACATGCCCCCCGCTCTCTACGACATCTTCCTCGACGCCATTCTGGCGGCGGCGACCAAGGCCAACTGA
- a CDS encoding bleomycin resistance protein, whose product MNLAKQQVDIGLATNDIEPMLAFWQGEAGIPFDHLLKVRRGHNQHRHDALGSVLKINHQETPIVDAPPGGYRELLVARDGLTTPRPLLDPEGNRVTLVPPGHEGVTQIGIRMAVRSIAAHRKFYAEALGLAEEPRESGAAFRAGETLLLLDESPDAPSDAGMTGRGWRYITFQIFKVDDEHARVLAAGGREAMPPTTLGTTARISMVRDPDGNWIELSQRASLVGAI is encoded by the coding sequence ATGAATCTCGCCAAACAACAGGTCGATATCGGCCTCGCCACCAATGACATCGAACCCATGCTGGCCTTCTGGCAGGGTGAGGCAGGCATACCCTTTGACCACCTGCTCAAGGTGCGGCGGGGGCACAATCAGCATCGCCACGACGCCCTTGGGTCTGTCCTCAAGATCAACCACCAGGAAACGCCCATCGTCGATGCGCCGCCTGGCGGCTATCGCGAACTGCTCGTCGCCCGGGATGGCCTGACGACGCCCCGGCCACTGCTGGATCCTGAAGGCAACCGGGTGACCTTGGTTCCGCCCGGCCATGAGGGCGTCACCCAGATCGGCATACGCATGGCCGTGCGCAGCATCGCCGCCCACCGGAAATTCTATGCCGAAGCCCTTGGCCTGGCCGAAGAGCCCCGGGAGTCAGGGGCAGCCTTCCGGGCCGGCGAGACCCTGCTCCTGCTGGACGAAAGCCCGGACGCTCCCTCCGACGCCGGCATGACCGGTCGGGGCTGGCGCTACATCACCTTCCAGATCTTCAAGGTGGATGACGAGCACGCCAGGGTCCTGGCCGCGGGCGGCCGCGAGGCCATGCCGCCCACCACCCTTGGAACCACGGCGCGGATCTCCATGGTCCGCGACCCTGACGGCAACTGGATCGAGCTGTCCCAGCGGGCCTCCCTCGTTGGGGCAATTTGA
- a CDS encoding NADP-dependent oxidoreductase, protein MKAAVYYENGGPEVLKYEEVPDPQLHPKGVIIKVEAIAIEGGDTLSRWRGQLVTRPHIVGYQAAGEIIEVGAEVHHLHVGQKVATLNSIGSHASLRAVPARNCWIVPDGYDLKKAAAIPVTFGTAHDCLFEFGRMQKGETVLIQAGASGVGVAAIQLAKRAGAGLILATASSDARLERLKPLGLDHGINYAEKDVVKEVMRLTDNKGANVIVDSVGGPTLQGSINSLAYRGRVSMVGAAGREPMVVDVGSMMGGNRTLSGVFLGAEIGTDRVHDNIQQLIEDAAKGELEVVIDKVFSLSDAAAAHAYIESRAAVGRVVMVP, encoded by the coding sequence ATGAAGGCAGCTGTCTATTACGAGAACGGTGGCCCCGAAGTTCTGAAGTACGAGGAGGTCCCGGACCCCCAGCTTCACCCCAAAGGCGTCATCATCAAGGTCGAGGCCATCGCCATTGAAGGCGGCGACACCCTCAGCCGCTGGCGGGGTCAGCTGGTCACCCGGCCGCACATTGTCGGTTATCAGGCCGCCGGCGAAATCATCGAAGTTGGCGCCGAGGTTCACCACCTGCATGTGGGCCAGAAGGTCGCCACCCTCAACTCCATCGGCAGCCACGCCTCGCTCCGAGCCGTGCCGGCCCGCAATTGCTGGATCGTTCCTGACGGCTATGACCTGAAGAAGGCCGCCGCCATTCCGGTGACCTTCGGCACGGCCCATGACTGCCTGTTCGAATTCGGCCGCATGCAGAAGGGCGAGACCGTCCTGATCCAGGCCGGCGCCAGCGGCGTCGGCGTCGCCGCCATCCAGCTGGCGAAACGCGCGGGCGCCGGCCTGATCCTGGCCACTGCCTCCTCGGACGCCCGGCTCGAGCGCCTCAAGCCCCTGGGTCTCGACCATGGCATCAACTATGCCGAAAAGGACGTGGTCAAAGAGGTCATGCGCCTGACCGACAACAAGGGCGCAAATGTGATTGTCGACTCCGTCGGCGGCCCCACCCTGCAGGGCTCGATCAACAGCCTGGCCTATCGCGGCCGGGTCTCCATGGTCGGCGCTGCAGGTCGCGAGCCCATGGTGGTGGATGTCGGCTCGATGATGGGCGGCAACCGCACCCTGTCCGGGGTCTTCCTGGGCGCTGAAATCGGCACGGATCGCGTCCACGACAATATCCAGCAGCTGATCGAAGACGCTGCAAAGGGCGAGCTGGAAGTGGTCATCGACAAGGTCTTCTCCCTGTCTGACGCCGCCGCCGCCCACGCCTATATCGAAAGCCGCGCCGCCGTCGGCCGCGTGGTCATGGTGCCCTAG